A region from the Aegilops tauschii subsp. strangulata cultivar AL8/78 chromosome 5, Aet v6.0, whole genome shotgun sequence genome encodes:
- the LOC109753241 gene encoding dehydration-responsive element-binding protein 1B-like, with amino-acid sequence MPSGQQEQRHRTVRSEPPKRPAGRTKFHETRHPLYRGVRQRGPAGRWVCEVRVLGMRGSRLWLGTFVTAEMAARAHDAAVLALSGRKACLNFADSAWRMLPVLAAGSFGFGSAREIKTAVAVAVLAFQRQKIVLPVACPAAEPAVVPKSGALFSMSSGDLLELDDEQWFGGMVAGSYYESLAQGMLVEPPDAGAWREQSEHSGVAETQTPLWG; translated from the coding sequence ATGCCGTCTGGTCAGCAGGAGCAGCGGCACAGGACGGTGAGGTCGGAGCCGCCGAAGCGCCCCGCGGGGCGGACCAAGTTCCACGAGACGCGCCACCCGCTGTACCGCGGCGTGCGCCAGCGGGGCCCCGCCGGGCGGTGGGTCTGCGAGGTGCGCGTGCTCGGGATGAGGGGCTCCAGGCTCTGGCTCGGCACCTTCGTCACCGCCGAGATGGCGGCGCGCGCCCACGACGCCGCCGTGCTCGCGCTCTCCGGCCGCAAAGCCTGCCTCAACTTCGCCGACTCCGCCTGGCGGATGCTGCCCGTGCTCGCGGCCGGCTCCTTCGGCTTCGGCAGCGCGCGGGAGATCAAgaccgccgtcgccgtcgccgtcctcGCGTTCCAGCGGCAGAAGATTGTTCTTCCCGTCGCGTGcccggcggcggagccggccgtcGTCCCGAAGAGCGGCGCGCTCTTCTCCATGTCCTCCGGCGACTTGCTGGAGCTCGACGACGAGCAGTGGTTCGGCGGCATGGTCGCCGGGTCGTACTACGAGAGCTTGGCGCAGGGGATGCTGGTGGAGCCGCCGGACGCCGGAGCGTGGCGAGAGCAGAGCGAGCACAGCGGCGTGGCGGAGACGCAGACGCCGTTGTGGGGCTAA